One Serinus canaria isolate serCan28SL12 chromosome Z, serCan2020, whole genome shotgun sequence DNA window includes the following coding sequences:
- the NARS1 gene encoding asparagine--tRNA ligase, cytoplasmic isoform X1, giving the protein MAGDVLGRTAALALEELYVSEREGNDSTGDGTQKKPFKTVLKALMTAGKEPFPTIYVDSQKENERWAIISKSQMKNVKKLWHREQMKNEAKEKKEAEDLLRREKNLEEAKKVVIKNDPSLPEPKCVKINALEAYRGQRVKIFGWIHRLRRQGKNLMFIVLRDGTGFLQCVLSDELCQCYNGLVLSTESSVVVYGTLNLLPQGKQAPGGHELSCDYWELIGLAPAGGADNLLNEDSEVDVQLNNRHMMIRGENMSKIFKVRSMVVQAFRDHFFANGYYEVTPPTLVQTQVEGGSTLFKLDYFGEEAYLTQSSQLYLETCLPALGDVFCIAQSYRAEQSRTRRHLAEYTHIEAECPFISFEDLLDRLENLVCDVVDRVLKSPAASLLYDLNPGFQPPKRPFRRMNYAEAIEWLKEHDVKKEDGTYYEFGEDIPEAPERLMTDTINEPILLCRFPAEIKSFYMQRCSDDSRLTESVDVLMPNVGEIVGGSMRIWDSEELLEGYKREGIDPTPYYWYTDQRKYGTCPHGGYGLGLERFLTWILNRHHIRDVCLYPRFVQRCKP; this is encoded by the exons ATGGCGGGGGACGTGCTGGGCAGGACGGCGGCGCTGGCCCTCG AAGAGCTGTATGTGTCTGAACGAGAGGGCAACGACTCCACTGGTGATGGAACGCAAAAGAAACCATTCAAGACCGTGTTGAAG GCATTGatgacagcaggaaaagagcCATTTCCTACAATTTATGTGGATtcccaaaaagaaaatgag AGATGGGCCATCATTTCCAAATCACAGATGAAGAATGTCAAAAAGCTATGGCACAGGgaacagatgaaaaatgaagctaaggagaagaaggag GCAGAAGATCTCTTGAGAAGAGAGAAGAACCTGGAGGAAGCCAAGAAGGTTGTTATCAAGAATGATCCCAGTCTTCCAGAGCCCAAGTGT GTGAAGATCAATGCCCTGGAGGCTTACAGAGGGCAGAGAGTGAAGATTTTTGGCTGGATCCACAGGTTACGGAGGCAAG GGAAAAATCTGATGTTTATTGTGCTGAGAGATGGCACAGGGTTCCTTCAGTGTGTCCTTTCTGATGAGCTG TGCCAGTGCTACAACGGGCTGGTGCTGTCCACGGAGAGCAGCGTGGTGGTGTACGGCACGCTGaacctcctgccccagggcaaGCAG GCTCCAGGAGGccacgagctgagctgtgaTTACTGGGAGCTCATCGGCCTGGccccagcaggaggggctgaCAATCTGCTCAACGAGGACTCAGAGGTGGACGTGCAGCTCAACAACAGGCACATGATGATTCGAGGTGAGAACATGTCCAAAATCTTCAAGGTGCGCTCCATGGTCGTGCAGGCCTTCAGGGATCACTTCTTTGCCAATGGATACTATGAA GTCACACCGCCTACCTTAGTGCAGACGCAGGTGGAGGGAGGCTCCACCCTCTTCAAGCTGGATTACTTTGGTGAAGAGGCATACCTGACCCAGTCATCCCAGCTCTACCTGGAGAcctgcctgccagctctgggagatGTCTTTTGTATTGCTCAGTCCTACAGAGCTGAGCAGTCCAGGACGCGCAGGCACTTGGCAGA GTACACTCACATTGAAGCTGAATGTCCTTTTATAAGTTTTGAGGATTTGTTGGACCGTCTGGAGAACTTGGTGTGTGATGTCGTAGACAGAGTCTTGAAATCACCTGCAGCGAGCTTACTGTACGACCTCAACCCG GGTTTCCAGCCCCCCAAACGTCCCTTCCGACGCATGAACTATGCTGAAGCCATTGAGTGGCTGAAGGAACATGATGTGAAGAAGGAAGATGGCACTTACTATGAGTTTGGGGAG GACATTCCCGAAGCTCCCGAGAGGCTGATGACAGACACCATTAACGAGCCCATCCTGCTGTGCCGCTTCCCTGCAGAGATCAAGTCCTTCTACATGCAGCGCTGCAGCGATGACTCGCGCCTCACCGAGTCG GTGGACGTGCTGATGCCCAACGTGGGTGAGATCGTGGGCGGTTCCATGCGCATTTGGGACAGCGAGGAGCTGCTCGAGGGCTACAAGAGAGAGGGCATT
- the NARS1 gene encoding asparagine--tRNA ligase, cytoplasmic isoform X2 encodes MAGDVLGRTAALALELYVSEREGNDSTGDGTQKKPFKTVLKALMTAGKEPFPTIYVDSQKENERWAIISKSQMKNVKKLWHREQMKNEAKEKKEAEDLLRREKNLEEAKKVVIKNDPSLPEPKCVKINALEAYRGQRVKIFGWIHRLRRQGKNLMFIVLRDGTGFLQCVLSDELCQCYNGLVLSTESSVVVYGTLNLLPQGKQAPGGHELSCDYWELIGLAPAGGADNLLNEDSEVDVQLNNRHMMIRGENMSKIFKVRSMVVQAFRDHFFANGYYEVTPPTLVQTQVEGGSTLFKLDYFGEEAYLTQSSQLYLETCLPALGDVFCIAQSYRAEQSRTRRHLAEYTHIEAECPFISFEDLLDRLENLVCDVVDRVLKSPAASLLYDLNPGFQPPKRPFRRMNYAEAIEWLKEHDVKKEDGTYYEFGEDIPEAPERLMTDTINEPILLCRFPAEIKSFYMQRCSDDSRLTESVDVLMPNVGEIVGGSMRIWDSEELLEGYKREGIDPTPYYWYTDQRKYGTCPHGGYGLGLERFLTWILNRHHIRDVCLYPRFVQRCKP; translated from the exons ATGGCGGGGGACGTGCTGGGCAGGACGGCGGCGCTGGCCCTCG AGCTGTATGTGTCTGAACGAGAGGGCAACGACTCCACTGGTGATGGAACGCAAAAGAAACCATTCAAGACCGTGTTGAAG GCATTGatgacagcaggaaaagagcCATTTCCTACAATTTATGTGGATtcccaaaaagaaaatgag AGATGGGCCATCATTTCCAAATCACAGATGAAGAATGTCAAAAAGCTATGGCACAGGgaacagatgaaaaatgaagctaaggagaagaaggag GCAGAAGATCTCTTGAGAAGAGAGAAGAACCTGGAGGAAGCCAAGAAGGTTGTTATCAAGAATGATCCCAGTCTTCCAGAGCCCAAGTGT GTGAAGATCAATGCCCTGGAGGCTTACAGAGGGCAGAGAGTGAAGATTTTTGGCTGGATCCACAGGTTACGGAGGCAAG GGAAAAATCTGATGTTTATTGTGCTGAGAGATGGCACAGGGTTCCTTCAGTGTGTCCTTTCTGATGAGCTG TGCCAGTGCTACAACGGGCTGGTGCTGTCCACGGAGAGCAGCGTGGTGGTGTACGGCACGCTGaacctcctgccccagggcaaGCAG GCTCCAGGAGGccacgagctgagctgtgaTTACTGGGAGCTCATCGGCCTGGccccagcaggaggggctgaCAATCTGCTCAACGAGGACTCAGAGGTGGACGTGCAGCTCAACAACAGGCACATGATGATTCGAGGTGAGAACATGTCCAAAATCTTCAAGGTGCGCTCCATGGTCGTGCAGGCCTTCAGGGATCACTTCTTTGCCAATGGATACTATGAA GTCACACCGCCTACCTTAGTGCAGACGCAGGTGGAGGGAGGCTCCACCCTCTTCAAGCTGGATTACTTTGGTGAAGAGGCATACCTGACCCAGTCATCCCAGCTCTACCTGGAGAcctgcctgccagctctgggagatGTCTTTTGTATTGCTCAGTCCTACAGAGCTGAGCAGTCCAGGACGCGCAGGCACTTGGCAGA GTACACTCACATTGAAGCTGAATGTCCTTTTATAAGTTTTGAGGATTTGTTGGACCGTCTGGAGAACTTGGTGTGTGATGTCGTAGACAGAGTCTTGAAATCACCTGCAGCGAGCTTACTGTACGACCTCAACCCG GGTTTCCAGCCCCCCAAACGTCCCTTCCGACGCATGAACTATGCTGAAGCCATTGAGTGGCTGAAGGAACATGATGTGAAGAAGGAAGATGGCACTTACTATGAGTTTGGGGAG GACATTCCCGAAGCTCCCGAGAGGCTGATGACAGACACCATTAACGAGCCCATCCTGCTGTGCCGCTTCCCTGCAGAGATCAAGTCCTTCTACATGCAGCGCTGCAGCGATGACTCGCGCCTCACCGAGTCG GTGGACGTGCTGATGCCCAACGTGGGTGAGATCGTGGGCGGTTCCATGCGCATTTGGGACAGCGAGGAGCTGCTCGAGGGCTACAAGAGAGAGGGCATT